In Bradyrhizobium guangdongense, the sequence GCCCGCCGAGCGGGCTGTCCGATAGCCCGGACGGAGGGTGTTCGTTATGCGGGTGGTCGGAAGGCGGGGGCGACCGACGTCGGCCGAGGGCCGATTAGGCGGTTACGCCGCAAGCGACCGAGGCGCCGGCGGTCGCACCCTCCGCGGCGTTCACTTCTGGCTGCAGATAGCCGGCGCAGGAAGGTTAAACGAGGGCCCGGCCGCAGGCGGGCCTGAGCCGAATCCAGCTCCTGCTAGATTGAGCAACCCCCGCGATAAAACGATAAAACACATAGAAACTAGAACCATTGTCGCGAAACAGGGCTGCCAACTCATGGGACGATAAGTGTCCGTTTCGAAAAGGCTTTTTGTTCGAGGTCCCCCTGTTACAGGGGCTGGTACGGAAACGGGAGGCGTAAAGGGGAGCGAACCAGAGACCGTAACCGTGACTGCGGTGCACTTGCATAATCGCGTCGGTTCGCCGGACGAACTGGCCGTCGTCTCACCCGAGGAACGGAAACAAGACTAGCCATTTGCCTGCACATTGAGAAACCCGAAAGCTAGAGCGGCGGCATCGAAGATGGCCATTCTCGCCGCCTCGCTCTTCCAAGCCTTGTTGGTCTTGGGAAGATAGCGCGCGAAGGCTGGCACTTCCTTGACGATCGCTGCGGCAATTGCGCGACGCGTAGTCCGAGTCAGATGAGAAAACCGCGCCTGCATTTCTCTTCGTGCAAGAAATACCACCTCAAATCCCGAACGCTTGGCTAGTTCAGCAATGGCGTCATTGAGTTGGCGAATGCGCTCCGGCCGATGAACTTCAACCGGCGACATCATTTGGAGAACAAGGGTGCGCAAGTCGGATGGCATTAGCCGCTCAATCCGAGCGAGGATCTTCTCGCGCTTTTCGCTTCCGCGCACCTCTACGACGCCCCAATTAAAGAGGTTGAGGCCATCCTTGAAGATGACAAATGCAAACCCTCGATAGTTCAAATAAACGGCCGCGACGAGTTTTCGGCGACCGACGGTCATATTGGAAAGTCGCGTACATGGGGGTGCACTCGCTGCAAGACCTCCTCTAGAAAATCTAGCTTGGTGCTGGTCGCGAGCGATGGATTACCCTGCAACGCTTCGTACAGCTCCCCTGCTCCGGCCAGCACGCGTTCATAGGCTTTGGCGTACAGCTCCGGAAAGAGTTCATGAGGCGGCGTGTCAAAGAGGACCGAAAACGCTATCGCCTGCGCTAAAGTAGGATAGGTCCGACGCGTTTCGATCCGGCCGATCGTAACATTCGTCGTGGTCCCAATGAGAAACGCTAGTTCGCTTTGGGTGAGGGCCCAGCGGCGCCGAAGCGGACGCAGATATGAAATGACGCGGTAGTCCATAGCGATGCGCCCCTTGCCAACACAAACGGGCACGTTGACCATGATCTCTCTAAACGCTCCCGAATTCCAGACGCGAAAATTGTGCCGGCACGCAATAATAGTAGCACGCCGTTCATATAGCTTTCACGCGGTGATGGTTACGCGTTGACTTCGCGCACCTGTCAAGCATCGGAAAACGCCGCCCGCGCACCCTCGAACATTTTCATCGCGCGCAAGTTCTCGCGTCTAGCGAACCGCCTGCCTGACGCTAGTATTGCAGATATGCTTACAATAGACATCAATTGGGAATACTTCCTCGGGATTATCGGAACACTCATAGCGCTCTCTTACTACGCAAACGGCCGCTTCACCCGCATTGAGACAAACTTGGGATGGCTCGCAGATGCGGTACGCGATCTCACTATCAAAGCTGAGAACCTTTCAGCCCGCGCCTTCGATACGCATTCTCCTATCTCCCTGACTGAGAGCGGCGAGCAACTATTGCGGGACAGCGGGCTCAAATCATACATCGATCGTCGAAAAGATGACTTCACTCTGCAGCTGCGTGCGATGGCTCCGCTTGATCTCTACACTGTTCAGGAGAGCGCCTTCCGCTTGTTTCATCACGTTCCCCTGGAGGAGCAATTTGCGCGTCAGCTGAAGAGGTACGCGTTCAGAACCGGTACCAGCACA encodes:
- a CDS encoding helix-turn-helix transcriptional regulator, whose protein sequence is MVNVPVCVGKGRIAMDYRVISYLRPLRRRWALTQSELAFLIGTTTNVTIGRIETRRTYPTLAQAIAFSVLFDTPPHELFPELYAKAYERVLAGAGELYEALQGNPSLATSTKLDFLEEVLQRVHPHVRDFPI